A stretch of the Sulfurimonas sp. HSL-1656 genome encodes the following:
- a CDS encoding patatin-like phospholipase family protein, translating into MPKHSPKKIALALSGGGVRAVAHLGVVEVLQQQGYEIGAVAGSSGGALAGVLLCDGRPPREVLEIYRELRRIDLVRHFRQGGVFALKGIERLLSHHLSVTDLEALQIPCIIAATDLTAGTIRYFDRGPIAKLAAASSSLIPFFAPVSYEGMRLGDGGFMDNMPVRALKGLGLPILGINVNAILPQEPKNVMQTTYRALILMMAANVEASKHFADAYLEVQGCAEMNIFDTTKLDEAFDAGRREAEAALEKGLLDLA; encoded by the coding sequence ATGCCAAAGCATTCGCCGAAAAAGATCGCACTGGCGCTTTCGGGCGGCGGCGTACGCGCCGTGGCCCACCTCGGCGTCGTCGAGGTCCTGCAGCAGCAGGGCTACGAGATCGGTGCCGTTGCCGGCAGCAGCGGCGGGGCGCTCGCCGGGGTGCTGCTCTGCGACGGCCGTCCCCCGCGGGAGGTCCTGGAGATCTACCGCGAACTCCGGCGCATCGACCTTGTGCGCCACTTCCGCCAGGGCGGGGTGTTCGCTCTCAAGGGGATCGAACGGCTGCTTTCCCATCACCTCTCAGTGACCGATCTCGAAGCACTCCAAATTCCCTGCATCATCGCCGCGACGGACCTGACGGCGGGGACGATCCGCTATTTCGACCGCGGCCCCATCGCCAAACTGGCCGCGGCTTCCTCGTCGCTCATCCCCTTCTTCGCCCCTGTATCTTACGAGGGGATGCGCCTCGGCGACGGCGGATTCATGGACAACATGCCGGTGCGCGCACTCAAAGGTTTGGGCCTGCCGATCCTGGGCATCAACGTCAACGCCATCTTGCCGCAGGAGCCGAAAAACGTCATGCAGACGACCTACCGTGCCCTCATTCTGATGATGGCGGCGAACGTCGAGGCGTCAAAACATTTTGCCGATGCGTATTTGGAAGTGCAGGGGTGTGCGGAGATGAACATCTTCGATACCACGAAACTCGATGAGGCCTTTGACGCGGGGCGGCGTGAGGCGGAAGCGGCGCTGGAAAAGGGGTTACTGGATCTTGCGTAG
- a CDS encoding SDR family NAD(P)-dependent oxidoreductase: MKKSILITGCSSGIGHATALALFRQGYDVFATARRPDDVLRLIDEGLNAHQLDVTDPDSIDAALKWVLEQTGGTLYALFNNAGYGQPGALEDVPTFALREQFETNVLGLHELTRRVLPVMLTQGYGRILQHSSVLGLVSLRFRGAYNASKYAIEGLCDTLRLELEGTGVHVVTLNTGPIRSKFRDNAIKMFEKNIDTAQSRFAEVYDEEVYKRKQKKEEKDRFTRDADAVIEKVIRALEAKRPAPRYHITGATQLLALFKRLLPTRGLDALLRKIQ, from the coding sequence ATGAAAAAATCGATCCTTATCACCGGCTGCTCCAGCGGCATCGGCCATGCAACGGCCCTGGCGCTTTTCAGGCAGGGTTACGACGTCTTTGCCACGGCGCGCCGCCCCGACGATGTCCTCCGTCTCATCGACGAGGGCCTCAACGCCCACCAGCTCGACGTCACCGACCCCGACAGTATCGACGCGGCCCTGAAGTGGGTGCTGGAGCAGACGGGCGGCACCCTCTATGCCCTCTTCAACAACGCCGGGTACGGCCAGCCCGGCGCCCTCGAGGACGTCCCGACGTTCGCCCTGCGCGAACAGTTCGAGACAAACGTCCTGGGACTGCACGAACTGACGCGCCGCGTCCTCCCCGTCATGCTTACGCAGGGGTACGGGCGCATCCTGCAGCACAGTTCCGTACTGGGGCTCGTTTCACTGCGTTTCCGCGGGGCGTACAACGCCAGCAAATACGCCATCGAGGGGCTCTGCGACACCCTGCGCCTGGAGCTGGAGGGTACGGGCGTCCACGTCGTCACCCTCAATACGGGCCCGATCCGCTCCAAGTTCCGTGACAACGCCATCAAGATGTTCGAGAAGAATATCGACACGGCGCAGAGCCGTTTTGCGGAGGTGTACGACGAAGAGGTCTACAAACGGAAACAGAAAAAAGAGGAGAAGGACCGCTTTACCCGCGATGCGGATGCCGTCATCGAAAAAGTCATCAGGGCCCTGGAAGCAAAACGCCCCGCCCCGCGCTACCACATTACCGGTGCGACACAGCTGCTGGCCCTGTTCAAACGCCTCCTCCCCACCCGGGGACTCGACGCCCTGCTACGCAAGATCCAGTAA